The genome window TTAAAGTCTACGCATCTTTCTGTTAATGGGTGCAATATCACAATCAAAATCCTCGAACATCCATCGAAAGTCTATCTAGGAACGACCGTATATTTTGGTGGCAATTACATACCAAAAAGTGTAAGAAATTGCATCAATCAAAAAGCTCCTTTCGATCATTCTTTTATAAAAACCTATCTTACTGTTGATGAGGGCCAGTTTCAGATTGCTCTTAATTACACAGGGGACTCGCCCCCTTTAACAAGCTTAAAGTTTCGTCAGCTGATTGAAGAATTTTCCTTTCTTGCACAAGAATGGCAACAAGTTCTCGATGAGCACGATAAAAACGATTTAGTTTACGTAAGAGCAAAAAAATAGGCTATTTTTTTGCTTCAACCATTTCAATTAAGTAATTTCCTAAAGATCTAAGCTCCTCAGTATCAATTTCTAACTCTTTTAAACAAATAAAGTAGTTAGATATTTCCCCGTGGAACAATTCTCTAGTTTTTTCATGTCCCAAAAAGTGAATCACATTCATCTGCCGCTTTTCTAGAGAATCCTCATCATAATCATCGATATCGTCTGCAATTTGGAAGGCCATTCCATAGTGGTAAGCGGCTTTTTTCACCAAAGTTAGCTTGGAAAGGTTTCCACCTCCAAATAACCAGCCTAAAACAAGAGCAATTTCAAAAAGGGAAACAGTTTTTTTTTGGGTGGTTTCATAAAGAATTTCGTGCGTCTTTTGCGGAGGGAACAAATCTAAAAATTGTCCTCCAGTAGCGCCATAAATACCTGTATTAAATGTGGCATTTTCTAAAGCTAAAAGACCTATTTTTTCAGCTAAAGGGTGTGAATGATGCTGCATGTGACGTGTGTTTCGAGCCAAAGACTCGTATCCAGCTGCAATAAGAGCATAGCTTGTCAATAAAGCAGAGGCTTCACCAAATTTTTTATGAACCGTTTCTTTATTGCGCCTCTTTTCTTCATTGTCCATACAAGGCAAGTCATCAGCAATTAAAGAGGCTGTATGGAAAAACTCTACAGCTAAAGCAGCCTCAACCACCGAATGCTTTGCAGAAAGGGCATTGGCAACCATCATCACAATCGCAGGGCGAAAACGCTTTCCACCACTTGTCAAGACATATTCACAAGCTTCGTAAAGGGATGTTTTTGAACCAAAGCGAGGAAGAGATTGAATAATTTCAGCTTCAATTAGTTTTTGGTAAGGTTCTAGGATTTTTTTAAGTTCTTTAGTCATTCAGTATTTTCTCTTGAACATTTAAGGGGTGGAAAGGCTTGATCACAGAAAAAGTGGGGGCAAAACCAGAAAAACTCATGCAGGGATGGCAAAAAACATTTTTTCCCGTTACCGTCCCAGGCAATAAAACAGCATTACATCCTATTTGCGTATGGTCTCCCAAAATCGCACCCAATTTTTTTAAGCCAGTTGGGATTTTCTTGCCCTCAAATTTTAACGTAATTTCCTTTTTATCGAATCTTAAATTGGCACATTTTGCTCCAGCTCCAAGGTTGACATGATTGCCAAGGATTGAATCTCCAATGTAATTGAAATGCGGTGCTTTGGCATGATCGAGAAGCACTGCATTTTTAAGTTCCGATCCAATTACACAATAATTGCCAGTAATGACATTTCCACGAATATAAGCTCCATGTCGTATCTGACAGTTTTCACCGATGATACAAGGACCTTGAATAAAAGCCCCCTGTTCAACGATCGTCCCTTTTCCAATGGTTATGGCTTCTGGGTTGATTAAATGAACGCCTGCCTCGATTATGGGTTGAATGCTTCCCAAGGGATAATTTCTTAGATAATCTTTGATCTTCGAGAAAATTTCCCAAGGATATTGACATTCGTTAAACAGATCAACATGGCGATAGCAAGAGAGATCAAATAAAGATTGTTTTGAAAGGCAATTGAGTGACATACAAACTTTCCACATCCATTGTTGAAGAAGATAACATTAATAAAACATTTTGTCTTCTTCTTCTTGCACTGTGGAAATGTTTATAGCTAGAGGAGTTATAGACGGTTCATAACTTGTCAGTTTTTTGTTAATAACCATGGATCTATGCACAATTAAAAGTTCTCCATCAGCCTATCAACAGCTTTATGTAACAGTTGTGAACGAAATTCATGCACAAAATAGAAGGTTTATGAACGGAGAAAATAGCCATTTAATTAAGGGGTGCTTGAACGCAGAACAGCATTGAGTGATAGATTAGAGTTCTCTATCCCTCTTGGTAGTGCTTATTTTATAGTTGTAGGCTTTATCACCCATAATGGAATGCTGGGATGCGTCCAAGGAGGAGATAAGCTAAATAGACCTCTTGCATAACTTCATTTGCTTGCTAAAATTACCTTTTTTGGCGCTTTTATCGTTAAATTTTTCAACCATATGTACTTCATATGCCCTCAAAATTTTCCGATAAATTCTCTCAAAAATGATCAATTTTTTAAAGCAAAGCAAGTTATGCACGAAGTCTACTGAAGGCTAAAGAAAAGGTGTGCTTCAGCAAAAGGATGATGCGCCAATTCAAGAGGCGCACAAAAAATTGCAAGGTGGCTCAATAATTGGAAAAAACTAGCAGCGTGAATCTTCTGAGGCCCAGTAAAAGTCTTGGGCACTTAAAGTTTTTTTCCAAAAACGAGGGGCATTAAGGCTCGCTTGGCCTAACTTGTAACCAAGCCATTTAATGCCTGATTGAAAAATGGCATAGGGTATGAGGTGAGGTTTTTCTCGCGCTAAGCGTGCTAAAAGAGCGCGTACGTACATTCTGCCTCTCACGGTGTCTTTTCCACCCTTCATGATTAGTTCTTGATAGGCTTTTCTAGCTAGCCCAGTATCAAAGCTACGAAGAAACTCTTCTTTTAGGTTATAACGGTGAGAATGTTTGGCGATGGCTTCTGCGATATAAGCGATGGAGTGTCCTGCATTTAGAAGTTTAGCAGCAGCAACAGTGTCCTCACCTATCAGGACAGAGGAAAAGCCTCCCACAGCCTCTAATGCTTTATTGCTATAAGCTGAGAAAGAATTAGAGCAAAAGTAGGTGTAGCTCCCATATTTTTCGATATCCTTTAACGAACGAATATGGCTTTGGCTTGGATAGTTGAATTCACGGGCAAAGCTTTCAAAAAAATCAGCTCCATCATGAGCAATTTGCTTTCCATAGGCTAGAGCAGCTTGATTTGTCACGATAGGCTTAATAAGATGCTCTAAACTTTCCCCATCGAGTAAGTAGGCATCGGGTGTTGCCATGACGACAATATCTGTTTTAAGGTACTTTCTTGCTTTCTCTCGTGTTGAGCCATGGTTAAATTTCAACCGTGGAAGAACAAGTGTTTCAGCTCCCATTTCTTGAGCTAATTCAATCGTTCCATCATTAGAGGAGGAATTAACAACGACAATACGCGAGGTAGAGCGAGAATTAAGGTAGGGAGGCAAACATTTTTGTAAATGGTGACGCGCATTATGCGTAATGATTGCGACGCCGACGCTTACTGACATGTTGTACAAGCCATCTGGTAAATATTTTTGTAATACGTGGCTAGCTCGTCCCAGGCTTGCTCTTCGCTCCAAGCAAGTTTAGCAGAGTCTAAAAGATCTGTGTTGAGCCTAACCTTAGGCTCATCAAATTCTTTTTGAACGCCTAACTCATATTCACAATTCAAAGAAAGCCTCTTTCTCAATTCACTTGCGAAACGTGCTGTAAAAGCACCTTGGGATTCAGGATAGCCACTTGGGTTCAATTTAACAAAACCTGGTTTATTGTCAATCTGTGAAGCAAAATCAGAATAGGCTTTAGCAAGCAATGAGACGTGAATGTTGTCTCTCACGTAAGCTGGCATTGAAACTAGGACAGGTTTTTTGGCAATCCAATTTTTTGCTAAAAATGAAGTAAAACGGAACTCTTCATAGGGACCAAAGGGGTTAGGAATAACAAACTTTGCCAACTTCATCTGGAAAATAGCGCAGTAAAAACGGAAGACTTCTGATGTCAAACCTTTGGAAAGGCCATAAGGAGAGACGGCTCTTAGCCCATCAGATCCAGCACCTTCATTTTGCTCAAACACACTTCCTGTGAGAAGAACACGTTGGCAACCTTGCTGTAAAAAAGTTTGAAGAATTGCTTTTAGGTCACCCACATTGTTTGCTAAAGCAGAAATAGGATTAAAATCGGGACTTTTGTAATTTGTGACATCTGCTGCATGGTGGCAAAAAAGATCCCATTTTTTGCTTTTGATCAGTTTCAGAAAAGCCTCACTGCCAAAAGGACAATCATAAACTGTTTCACAGTAGGGCGCGTTGAGTTGAATTCTCTCCAATCGTAAGTCTTGATAAGAGGAAAAAGAACTTTTAAAAATGGCTGTCACAGAATGGCCAGCCCTGATTAATTCCTGAACGAACCATGTTCCAGAAAAAGAGCTAGCACCGGTAAAGAGAATGTTCATTAAAAGTCCTTATAAATCCGCTTTTTAATAAATTTTTTGTTTTTATAAGCAGACAAAATAGCATGTCTGCCATTTACGTCGCAAAAGAATCCATCGACCCAACTTTTGGGTAAATAAAGATTTAATCGTCCTTAACCTTTTATTCAAATGCGGCTTGATTAATTAACTTTATCATTTTGATCGCTTCTTACATAGATTTCAGAGACAAGTTGGGATTAAGGTAGTAGGAATTGCTCAAGGTTTTTTTCTTTGCTCTTGCAATCTTGATCTTTACACCATAAAATCACTGAACTTAATCCTTTTAAAATGCGAGAATGCAATGAACTCATTAGCTGACATTCCAGTATTTATCCTCTGTGGTGGCTTGGGAACACGTATCAAAGAAGAAACGGAATTAAAACCTAAGCCTATGGTGCCCATTGGTAACCATCCAATCTTATGGCACATTATGCATGTCTACCGTAGACATGGGTTTAGAAAGTTCGTCCTCTGTACCGGATTTAAATCTGAAGTTGTCAAAGATTACTTTTTGAATTATACCTCTCGACATAGCGATTTTACTGTCGACCTCAGCTCACACAGTGTTAATTATCACTCTGTTCATCATCATGAAGACTGGGAAGTGACAGTGGCCTACACGGGAGAACTGACAATGACAGGCGGAAGGCTTGCCATCGCAGCTGAAAAATATCTAGGCAATGCCACCCATGCAGCTGTAACATATGGAGATGGCTTAACCGATGCCAATTTAAAGGATGAATTGGCTTTTCATCTTGAACATGGCAAGTTAGGTACCGTTTTAGGTGTTAACCCTCCCTCACGTTTTGGCGAAATCTGCCTTGATGGCGACTCTGTTTCGCAATTTTCTGAAAAACCAGACTTTCATGAGAAATGGATTAATGGAGGCTTTTTCTTCTTTAAACGCGAATTTTTCTCTTCGTACTTACGCAAAGAAGAATCCTGTGTGCTTGAAAAAACACCTCTCGTCCAATTGGCTAAAGATGGGGAACTCAATCTCTACAAACATCAAGGTTTTTGGGCCTGTATGGATACGCAGCGCGATCGCGATCAGCTAAATCAGCTTTGGGTGTCAGGGCAAGCTCCCTGGGCTCCTTCAATTCCTTCCATTTCTACTGCAAAAATTTTTGAAAAGGCTAAACTACAATGAAAAAAATTCTTGTTACAGGACATAAAGGTTATATCGGTGTTCATCTTGTGGACCTTTTAAAAGAGCAAGGACATCATGTTGTTGGCTGTGATCTCGATCTTTTTGAGGGGTGTGAATGGGAATCTTTCGTCACAGCGGATAAGGAATACCTTAAAGATTTTAGAGAATTAACAATGGATGAATTGCAGGGCTTTGATTCTATTATGCACCTTGCTGCCATTTCAAATGATCCAATGGGCGATCTTGATCCCGAAATCACTTTTGGCATCAACCGCGAGGGGACAAAAGAGCTTGCTGAAAAAGCTAAAAAAGCAGGTATTCCCCAGTTTCTTTTTTCAAGTAGCTGCTCTATTTATGGCAAAGGCGATCAACTCGATATCGATGAGGAAGGGGCGACGGCTCCTTTGACAGCTTATGCTTCTTCAAAAATTGCCGCTGAAGAACACTTGAAAAAGCTAGCGGATAGACATTTTCAAGCCATTTGCTTGCGCAATGCCACAGCATACGGAGATTCTCCAATGTTAAGAATTGACTTGGTTGTGAATAACCTTTTAGCGTGCGGGCTAAGCCGTGGGGATATTCGCGTGATGAGTGACGGAAGCCCTTGGAGGCCGCTTGTACATTGTAGAGACATTGCAAGAGCTTTTGTAGCCTTTTTAAACTATTCCTCTGAAAACCCCTTTCTTATCGTGAATGTGGGAGGAAATAGTGAGAATTATCAGGTGAGAGATGTTGTGAATGCTGTAAAAGCGCGTTTACCTGAGGCTAGTGTTGTTTTCACTGGTGAGGTTGGTGCTGATCCGAGAAATTACCGTGTGAATTTTGACAAACTCGCGCGAGTTCTGCCTGAATTTAAATTAGAGTATACCTTAGAAAAAGGTGTCGAGGAATTACATGCCAAATTCCAAAAGTATGGCTTTGGGTTAAAAGACTTCGAGAGCGAGCAGTTCGTTCGATTACGCACCCTTAAAAAACGATTAAATAAAATTACAGGTTAAGCATGCTTTTTGAACAAACCAAACTTCCCGGTTCTTTTCTTATTGATTTGGAAAAAAAAGGGGATGAAAGAGGCTTTTTTGCTCGTTTTTTTTGTACAAAGGAATTTGAAAACCAAGGATTGGAAACAAACTTTATCCAAGTCAATAATTCTCTGAGTGCAAAAAAAGGCACGTTGCGTGGCATTCACTACCAGTTGCACCCTAAAAGTGAAGTGAAACTGGTGCGCTGTATTAGCGGTTCTCTTTTCGATGTGATCGTAGACTTGCGTTCTGATTCACCAACATTTGGTCAATGGTTTGGCGCCGAGCTTTCCGCAGAAAATCGACGTATGATGTATGTTCCACGTGGATTTGGCCATGCTTTTTTAACTCTGCAGGATGATACTGAAGCTCTTTACATGGTCTCTGAATCCTACTCTCCTAGCCATGAAAGAGGGCTGCGTTGGGATGACCCTCGGTTTGGCATTCAATGGCCAATGAAGCCTATTGTCATTTCGGACAAGGATCAAAACCATCCTTTCTTTGACCCTAACTACCATCTAAAAACTCATGAATAAATTCAATGCTGTCATCATTGGTGGTGGAATAGTTGGGTTAGCTGTTGCTTTGCAAATCTTGAGAAAACATCCCCATATCTCTTTGGCAATTTTAGAAAAAGAGCAGCGCCTTGCTGCCCATCAAACCGGGCACAACAGTGGCGTAATTCACTCCGGAATCTACTACAAGCCAGGCTCTTTAAAAGCAAAAAATTGTCGCGAAGGGGTGCAGTCTCTCCTTAAATTTTGCGAAGAAAAAGGCATTGTTTACAAGAAAGTAGGCAAAGCGATCGTCGCCTTAAATGAGGAGGAACTTCCTCGATTGAGAGAGCTAGAAAGAAGGGGTATTGCGAATGGTGTTCCTGGCTTAAGGATGATTTCTAAAGAAGAATATCGAGAAATTGAACCTTCTGGACATGCGTTAAAAGCTCTTTACTCACCAGAAACAGGTATCATTGACTTTACGCAAGTAGCTGAGGCCTACGCTCAAGAGATTCGTGAGCGCGGCGGTGTCATCTTCCTCTCACAAAAGGTTTGTGAATACAAATCGCTTGGAAATAGTAAAACTCTAGTCACATCCACACAGGAATTCGAAGCAGATTGGATCATTAACTGTGCAGGCCTGCATGCTGACCGTATCGCTCACCTCGCAGATAACAAAATTTCCAAAAAGCAAATTATCCCTTTCCGTGGAGAATACTATGAACTCTCCGCACACAAAAATGACTTAGTAAAGGGGTTAATTTACCCTGTTCCCGATCCAAAATTTCCCTTTCTCGGTGTGCATTTGAGCAAAACGATGGAAGGAAAAGTTGAAGCTGGTCCAAATGCCGTTTTAGCCCTCTCTAGAGAAGGCTATAAAAAAAATTGTTTTAGTTTCCAAGATGTGAAAGATTACCTTTCTTATTCAGGCTTTTGGATGATGGCTGCTAGATACTGGAAAATTGGTGCCTATGAGCTTTACCGGTCATTTAGCAAAAAAGCCTTCCTAAAATCTCTACAACGACTGATTCCTTCCCTTGAAGAAAAGGATCTCATGCCCGCTGAAGCCGGCGTGAGGTCACAAATTGTGTTGCCAAATGGGAAAATGCAGGATGATTTTCTCATCCATGCAAACAATCGAATGATTCATGTTTTGAATGCCCCTTCTCCGGCAGCGACCTCATCTTTATCTATTGGAGCCACCATTGCCTCTTATGTCGATTTTTAAAAAGCGGCTAAATTTTTAACAGGATAATCACTTTTAGCGATAGGAAAAGCTTTTTCGCTTAAAGTTTCACGGAAGCAAATGCCATAGGTTGTAATGTAAGCAGGTATTTTGCTTAAAAAGCGATCATAAAATCCTCTGCCATAACCTATTCGGTGATGGTGTTTATCGAAAGCAATCCCAGGCACGAGCACAAAGCTGAGGAGTGATTGCGAAATCACTAGACACTTTGCTGGGATCGGTTCCAAAATGCCTAAAGAGTTGTATTGCAATTGCTGTGGAGAACCAACTTGGTATAGCTCTAAATTTGTCCCGCTTATTTTGGGCAAAACGAGGCGTCCATCCTTCATTAAAGATCTGTTGAGCAGTGAGGTCTCTAATTCGTCTTTAAAGCTTGAATAAGAGCATATAAAGCCCTCGTAGGAGGAAAAGGCCTGGTGAAGAAACTCCATAGCTTCAACACGTCTAGATACACTAAGATCTTTTCTAATTCGACGGAATAAGGCTCTTAAACTAGATTTCAGGTTTTCCATGGATATAGTTAATTTTGCGTAAGAAATTGCCCTCAGAGTCAAAAAGTGTGGCAGTCCCTTTTCCTTCTAATACTTGGCTAACGGGTTGCCTTTCTTTTTTAGGGTAATAGTCCCCTCGAACGAGCTTACCCTCATCGTATTCCTCGATTAACATTAAGTTGCCATCTCGGTACCATGCTGTAGATAAGCCATTTTTTTCATTTTCACTGAGAACTCTCTGGCTTTCCATCGTGCCATTATCATACCACGTTTTGACGACGCCTTGAATTTTCCCCTGATGCCAAGTTATTGACATTTTGGGACACACTTCGGCGCCAGGCTGTTTTTGAGGATAAAACAGTGTTTCTTCCCCATGTTTCAAATCGTTTTTCATGTAGTAGACACGTGCTAGCTGACCGTTAGAAGAGAAAACGAGAACTTCTCCTTCTAAAAGGCCATCTTTGTACTCTTGCAGTTCATTGATAGAATCTTTTCCAAAAGTAGCGCGATAGCCTGTACCTTTTTCGATTTGTGCGACGAGGTCTCCTTTCAGATCAAAGTATTCTCCATTGATTAGCCTACCTTTTAAAAAAAGTTCTTTTGAAGCGATCTGATTTTTTTTCCAGTAGCGAATGGAAGGGCCCGACTTTAAGCCATTTTGGTATTCGGTTTGATGCAAGAGCTCTCCATTTTCTAAATAAATGCAAAGAGGGCCGTGAACACGGTTGAGTTCGTAGGGAATAGTTTTCCAAATGGTGCCATTAGCATGAAAATAAGTGGAGGTACCGCTCAGCCCCCCTTTAGTGTACTCAATTTTGGCAATGAGTGTCCCATTTTCATCCCAAGCAGAAGTGACTCCATCAAAAAGCCAAGTTTTTTCTGCTGCAGTATTGATATCTGGAGATCCGCTAATGATGTGCCCTTCTACTTTTAGGATGCCATTGGCATACCACTCTCTATAGCATCCTGAAGCTTGATTATTGAGAACTTCTAGGTATTGTTTTGGGTAGCCGTTGGGATGGTAAAGAGTAATAATGGCTGAAACATTCCCCTGAGCATCGCGATTAAAGACCCGCATGATCTTTTGATAAGGCTGAGGTTTTAAATAATCGACGCCTTCATACTGCCGCAATCTGTCTGGTGTTCGGATCATTTCCGTGAGACCTTCGCGATCGACAAGATTGATACAACTAAGCTCAGGGCACACGGGAAATTCGGCGTTATGTCTGATCGTTGAGCAGGCACCAAACAAAAGAGCTAACATCAAGAGGAGAATTTGGCAAAATTTCATTATAGAAATTCCCTTTTTAAGAGCTTCATATTTAATAAAAAAACTTCGTTTTTGTCGGCTGCCTTTTTCTTATCTAGCTTAAATTCTAGAACGATTAATTGAGGACGATTTGGAGATGGTTCAAAAGGCCCTACAGCAACTCCTTCAACGCGGGTAAGAATTTTTTGAAGATCTTCGATATTAATCTCAACAGAATGAATCATGGTTTCCGTCGTTTCTTGAAACTGAGGAAAAGTCTGCACGACTCCTTCTGAAAACTTTAAGCTATTTCCAGAACCTGTTAAAAACTCTAGCCGTTTTTTAATCACTTCGTCATCGGGAAAATTTTTGTGACTGACGATTTTCTGCAGGGCTTCTACTTCTGGTTCAAGAAACGTTAATGTTTCTAAGTTTTTATCGATGTAAAAATGGTCGGCATCTTTAAAATGGCTGATGACAGTTAAATTATTTGCTTGTCTTTTCTCTTGCACTAATGCCAGATGCTGGACTTTCTCTAACTGTGTTTCCAGATCCGCGACAGAATTTAGCTTAGAGTAAAATTGGAACACGACAAAAAGGAAAGGGATAAGGCATAGAACCATGGCATAAATAAGTAACCGTTGGAAAGGAATGTTTTGTAGCATTATTCCCTCAGAGGTGTTGGATATTGGGTCTTGTCCTTTAAGAAAAAGGAAGTGCGGTATCTTCCTCTGTTAGCGCTCCATTTAACTTCTCCCTTTGGGTCTATCATTTCATTAGGAGCAATAAGAGCATCGTGGAATTCTCTGGCAATACGCGGAGAGGCAGTACTAAATTCCAAATCTACCTTGACTTGGTATTTTTCGTTTTTTTTGTTTTGCTCCGGCCGTTTAACTAGCGTATAAGCAAAATTTTCAATTGTTAGAGGAATACACTCTTTTTGCTCTCCCTCACAGATGACGTTAGGGTGTGTACTAAGCCAAGCTAAAACATCACTAACTCTTGGAACATTGGGCTGCAAGGGAAAAGTATCTGGGATAGAGCGCAGCTCTCTTTCTAAAAAGTCTAGCCTTTTTGCTAAATTCTCTTGAGATAGCTCCTGGATGGGAATAAGAGTTTCGTCAGTTCTTTTCTCATGAGGATGTTTATTTTCATAGCTTAATTCAAATTCCTCATAAGGCTTTTGAATCATGGCGAGCATGGATAGATATTTTTCTTTGAGTTTATCACGGCTGTATTGGAGATAGGATTCGCCAAATAGAAAAAAAGTAAGCGCTAATAAAAGCGACAGGCCAGCGTAAGATATAAGAGGTT of Chlamydiales bacterium STE3 contains these proteins:
- a CDS encoding hypothetical protein (Product derived from UniProtKB/Trembl:Q6M9N4), translated to MKFCQILLLMLALLFGACSTIRHNAEFPVCPELSCINLVDREGLTEMIRTPDRLRQYEGVDYLKPQPYQKIMRVFNRDAQGNVSAIITLYHPNGYPKQYLEVLNNQASGCYREWYANGILKVEGHIISGSPDINTAAEKTWLFDGVTSAWDENGTLIAKIEYTKGGLSGTSTYFHANGTIWKTIPYELNRVHGPLCIYLENGELLHQTEYQNGLKSGPSIRYWKKNQIASKELFLKGRLINGEYFDLKGDLVAQIEKGTGYRATFGKDSINELQEYKDGLLEGEVLVFSSNGQLARVYYMKNDLKHGEETLFYPQKQPGAEVCPKMSITWHQGKIQGVVKTWYDNGTMESQRVLSENEKNGLSTAWYRDGNLMLIEEYDEGKLVRGDYYPKKERQPVSQVLEGKGTATLFDSEGNFLRKINYIHGKPEI
- a CDS encoding hypothetical protein (Product derived from UniProtKB/Trembl:Q6M9N5); translated protein: MLQNIPFQRLLIYAMVLCLIPFLFVVFQFYSKLNSVADLETQLEKVQHLALVQEKRQANNLTVISHFKDADHFYIDKNLETLTFLEPEVEALQKIVSHKNFPDDEVIKKRLEFLTGSGNSLKFSEGVVQTFPQFQETTETMIHSVEINIEDLQKILTRVEGVAVGPFEPSPNRPQLIVLEFKLDKKKAADKNEVFLLNMKLLKREFL